The Ciona intestinalis chromosome 9, KH, whole genome shotgun sequence genome contains the following window.
AACATTGCTTTTGTAACAATCAACTAGAAATTTGCATAAACAGTAACAATAATCAATGTTATTCAGGTCTAACTTCAGATAGTTACCATTGTCTAAGCTTGttgtttttcaataaaattagcAAAAACAACTAGAAATCATAACTAGATTGTTGGAATTTCAGAATTTGCTTTCCAGGTTCCAATATAATTGTTGGAACTCCTGGACGAATCAGCTTTGCGTTGGAGAAATGTTTGATGTTAAGATCTGGTGTTCGATCCCTTGAAGTTCTCATCCTTGATGAAGCGGATCGTCTTCTTGATCTTGGTTTCCACAGAACTCTCACCACCATCCTTGGGTAATAAGATCAAacttaaaacatgaaaaaaatgtataatcATCTTTGAAATACCATACAAGAACTTAGCGCTGGTTTATGCAACAACCTCCCAGCAGATTGTGGTAAATTAGTTCATTCAACTTTACTGTCTGCGATACTTCTTTAACAAAGCATACCAATGGCCataaattaatatgttttcaaTAGTGTTTTCTTAgctttttatgattttaatttgaaaccaCCTTgaatgtttaattgtttaaagcggAGCTTTATCTaagttattatataattaatatccataaataaatttgaatttccaaatattttgtgccACAGGTACCTTCCAAAGCAAAGGAGAACTGGCTTGTTCAGTGCAACACAAACCACTGAGGTTGTTCAACTTATGAAAGCTGGAATGAGGAACCCGGTTAAAATAAGCGTCAAAGAGGTTTGAATACAGCTATTATCAAATTTACTTTTGCTGAAAAGTTCACTTTCAATTATTTGtgtatttaagtttttcattCTGATTGTAGAAGTCTTACTTTTCCAGTTAAGATTTTGGCAACTGATATTTTAATGACATACTTATATTATTCTTATTAATCAAGGTAATGATTCTTATATGTCCACTTAGAAAAAGCAAGATTTGGAGTTTGCATCTTTGGACCAATCTGGTGTTACAAAGACGCCATCATCACTACAGAACCGATACACCACCTGCCGTGCATGTGAGAAGTTTAACTCTCTCATGAACTTTGTAACGaagaaaaaagatgaaaaaatcCTCCTGTTCTTTTCCACGTGTGCGTGTGTGGAGTATTTTGGTCGGGCTATAAAAGGTGGGGGGAGTTTGCCCTGTTTTCATATGCCATTCTATATGTTTGAGGACTTAGAATTTAAAGCCAGTGTTGACcgattaccccaacacccttactgtatgtatttatatgtataatataaagtatgaatataaaatataagtatgagtaaaataatgtaatttattcatCTTTCTACCAGACTTAACTTCCAGTTATActgattttatataaatattcatatataactaatttttttttctaattgtaAAAGTTCCCAAATATCCAATGTAAAAATTTGTAATCTATTTATGTTCCGATGATATCTGATTGCAACAATGGGTGTTTAtctattttagattttaacgTTAATAATTTTTAGCATAATTTGTACCATTGTTACAACAGATCTTCTCAGCAATGACTTTAACATTCTGCTTCTACATGGAAAAATTAAGAAGAAACGTTTGGAAATTTTTAGCAAATTCCGTAAACTTGACAGGTAATTCCTATTTCCACAATATTACCAATTACGCAGTATGTAGGTATGAATTTTGGGCTGTGTTGTAAGCCAAAGAAGGCCATTTTCTTAGCAATATGCTCAACCTTTTAGAAAATCTAGGTGGTCTTTGacttcaaatataaatattcgtATTGTTTCTTTACAGAGGTATCCTGGTATGCACAGATGTgatggcacgaggtgtggACATCCCTGATGTAGATTGGGTGTTACAGTTTGATCCACCAAGTAACGCAAGGTAATTGTGTTTCAATATCTTTCTGTAGCATGTTATTAACATCGAAGTTATACAATATGGGCACATATTGATATAGTTACAAGTTAATTGGTTATAATGCATAAATAAAGGCAATAACTTTGGCATAAGGCCTAGAGAGAACCCTGGTTTTCCAAAATACTCCCACCTACTAAACCCACTAACAAGTAATTTAAATTCAGTGCGTTCGTGCATCGTTGTGGTCGAACTGCAAGAGTTGGTCGTCAAGGCAACGCTTTAATTTTCCTGTTAGAATCTGAAACATCTTATGTGGATTTTATTGAGATCAACCAGAAAGCTCCTATGTTGGTaagatttcttttattttctaaacttatatatccttgtgtggtggggcaacatcAATATAACTTGGGTTTTTTTACCACCTTGTGCCTGATTATGAGTTATCACATAGGACTATAAGCCTGTGTTTGATATAGGCCCACATAGGTGTATttcataacaaaataataaataaatatctcaaataacaaaatatatatctcataGAATACAATTTCTTGGACTTGATTTTCATCTGTTAATTATATcaccattttattattatttattattgctaTTTTTCAGGAATACCAAATGGATGAAAGCAGCACGATACAGTGGTCATCCAAGTTACAGGAGTTGTCCATAAAGGACCGAGCTGCAATGGAACGAGGATTGAGAGCATTTGTTTCTTTCATTCAGTCGTACGCAAAACATGAATGTAATCTTATATTTCGAATAAAGGGTAAGAGGTGTAGCATGatggttcttaaacttgttGGATGCTTTatccttttaacaaagatgcttatcagatttacccccaatatgtaatatgttgCTCATTTATTTTGGCATCCAGTTCCTCAATGTCTTGTAAATTACTACAATTGGCAAAATTTTTCTGTCCCGACGCCTGATTTGAATTTGGATTGGTAgcttatttaccctctaaTTATGAGAACTTTACCCccaggggtaaatttaccccagtttatgAAACGCTGGTGCAGCATGTAGAAGCTGGTGTTTTaacgttttaaatgtttgtttgaccaaagtggaaaaaaaatcagatgttgtatttttaatttctggTTAAAGATTAAACATATTGCAAAACTACATTGTAGGGGTAATGTGCtaaatctggtctaaatccaaAGTCAAGATTTAGGACTGCATTTCAAACTTTGATTATGAAGGATTGTGCCTATTCTGCATaccacccatacagaatatatatgcattgtaaacttaaaatataaacttttcatgtttgtttatagATCTAAGTTTTGGTGAACTCGCTACCAGTTTTGGATTGTTAAGAATTCCGAAAATGCCAGAAATAAAACTGAAGGCGGTAACTGACTTTGTTGCTCCTGTTGTTGATATTGATGCGATTAAATACAAGTGAGTGATTTACTACTGCTTAAATTTCTACACGTCTGAGTGTGATGCTGTGTCGCGGCACCGGTCACACAAAGGATTTAAATGGGctttctgggtgttggggtaatgggccaaatgtgGCCTAAATTCCAAGTCCTTGAcagggacctcacccataaagaataaaaatactgCAAAAATACTCTTTAAATAACTTGAAAAGATGAGCACTaccaaaaaaagatttttgctTGAAAAGTGTAGTTGTTTTAGTTGGGTAGTGGGTGTATCATGTGTATTAATAAActataaatgaatttaacttgttttatcctttcGTGGCAAGgcttttttatagttttatgttAAGATTGCTTGTGTACATGaacttttttataacaggGACAAGGCTCgggaaaaacaaagaaaattagcATTGAAGAAAAAAGCTACAGAAGGGGAGAAACCAAAGTTTGTGagtgaaaagaaaaaagcttGGTCAGgtttaaaagagaaaaaagaattgCGAAGagtgaaaaaagaaaaaaggagaatgaaaaaagagaaaatggTAATTTCTGACTTTTATAAATCATGGTCAATTGAAttagtaaaatattgtatGTGTTGTAGACGTTTGATGATGATGAGTTAGAAGAACTACGTAAAGATGCTCAGCTTGTGAAGAAGTTAAAAAGAAAGGAGGTAATTTGCCAAATATtcctattttatacacctgtcCCTTACAGGTTtccacagaaaaaaatgttatgttttcaAATAGGTTATAAGGTAACTTGCCAATATACTtactttatacacctcgtgtcgcTTACATgttaccataaaaaaaatgtcacatTCAACTGGTTGGAGGATAACCTACTGTCCTACCTAATGTAATTCTTATACATTTCATGCCCCTTACAAACCAGAAAATTTACAATGGAGCTTAACTTAAACTATCATATATTTCCAGATAACAAAAGCTGAATATAATGAATCCATGGATGCTGCAGAAGGCAGTCTTAACAAGGTGTTGTGAAAGGTGAAGACAAGTTTGTGTTGTAACCTTTCTAAGTTTTTATCCTTGTATGATGAGATAActatttatgttataacattacATAGGTATCCACCCAAGTTCGATACAATTTATCTCTGTGGTTGAAACATCTTGCATGTGGTGTGCATTTTCTATGCAAAATATTAatcataatttattataataagtGAAAAAACTAACATTGGAAAATTAAGGACAATTAACAGAGAATAATTAAAATCGGAGCTAAGTAATAAGCGCGGATAGTAAAAGATAGAAAATGGAAGAGTTATAGTAAATTGTCAGTTACCAAAGCACTATGTGACATATGGCCCACCACAAATTACTTTCTGTAATTGCATAACAGTATCGTGGGCATGGTATATACTTCATACTGCAGTTTCGCAAACATGGCTACATATTTATAGAGGTATATTTGCTGTTGTGGTCATTTTTGCATGCGATTGCGTGTATTGAAAGAATTCCAGGCTTTCATTAATTTGGCGCTCAAATTGACACTGTTTTcggtttaaactttaacaaagcTTTCTACTTCAGCTTGAAGATTCAATGTCCTGGTCGTGGTTGCGTCGAGTAGCTGCTGTTTCGCCTCGTAAATGTCACCCATGATATAGCCACGTTCACAGCGCTGGACGTAACTTAGCATTGCGTCGCGTTGCGCAGCACTTTGTGGATCCCGAGGTGGCACTGTTACCTTAGTTCTGGTTCGATAGGgaagtgttttaaacttctGAGGAAACAAAGGGACATCTCTGCTTACAGTTTCGGTCTTAACGTCAGGCTTAGTGGCCGCAATGCGAAGTAATTCTCGCCGTATGCGTTCCTGCTGTAGACATCTCGCCTTCTGTAACATCTTTATGCGAATCCGATCTTGCTGCACGTTACTCATCATGGTTTGCTGGATGCTACCTCTATGGCCTCGTGGTGTCGTTGGGGCGGAGACCGCGCTCCTTGGGCCACCTGACACCCCTGAAGGTCTACGTCGAAAGAGGAGCATGTTCGGAGCTTTTAGGCTTTGTCTTCTTCGTCCTGGACTCTTTGGTGATTTATCCTCCGGGGAATCTAACCCTCTTTGCTCTTCCTCCCCTATTTTCTCCGCTTCTCCGAACCTCACAAAAGCTGCAGCTGTGGATGGTCTTTGTCTTCCCTCCTCCTCCTCCACAGTTGTCACCATTCCACTTTCTTTTATAGCTCGCGGTTTCTTTCTCTTCCCAGGTGCTGTACTTGGTCTTAGATTCACCTGAACACGAATCACTTCCTCGATAGCTGTGTCTGTGCTTTCCTCATCAGATGACATAAGTGGGGCAGTTACTTCAGAAATATTACTCTCGATTCGACTTCGTGACGCCGGCCGTCTTCGCTTTGAAGAAGCCGGTcgtttttctatgtttaaaaaaatgtaattgaaTTGACGTTCCGTGTAATTGAAATGACGTTAAAAATAAACGCTGTCAACGAAATTACGAACTAAACAGCCAACGAAAAGGCGGTGACGGATCCGAAACGTTTCACATCAatacaaacacattttaaacttgtaacGTTTATAATGAAACCGCTAACTGTTGTACCTGTTACACCAAATGGTGTTTCGGCAGGGAGGGTTGGTTTGTTGAGATGGTTGGAAGATGACGGAGGTCGACTTCCTCCTCCCAAGCTGGCTTGTGCTGCTGCGCTCATTTCAGGGGTTACCTTCACAAGACAGAAGGTTATGTGGGGTcggtaattaaaaaaaaatagttaatatGCGAAGGTAAAACAGTGCAGTACTGgcatatttgtattttttataaactaccAATGGCTGTGCAATTCTACGAAAGCATGTTAAAAAGACgttgttttaacaacggtctatgcttTATGTTTATGGGAACCGTaaggatacaattttataattcttactttgtttacaaccaaatgggacgtgaaAACATGTCCGCATACGgtttaaaattgtatgttACGAGGTTGTCTTACCAGCCTGTCCGGAGGAACGAGTCCATTTCTTTTGTAATACGCTTGTGGTGGGTCATTGTCTCGATATCCCCCAGAAAGCGTTTTTGCTTTGGTCATAAAAAACTTTGCTTTTTCTTGTTTAACACCGAAGAGTTGGCGAAGTCGTTCTTCTTCTGTCACCTCGTGTACCATCGACTCCGTTTCAAGtcttaatatataaaatgaattgaatgtatagtaatgtggggtaagacctTAAGCACAACATAGGCCTactatccggatcgtgtttttaacaacagtgtatgggagtcgtgcagatatttttttattttctgaatgttttttgtttaccaccaaataggaagaaaaaagaatggaAATTAGTCCCATCTCCACCCACCctaatataacttgctttatcatcATGTGGGGGGGGattcatgttttgtttcatgttaTGACCTGTTCTGTTGGTACTGTGTAGTTTGGGCATATAGTTGAAAAGTATGAAATTTGCATTCAATTAATTTCTTATTAATGCTAATGACAGAAAAtatactttttctttttttcttttttttgtattgcttTCTTCTCTTCAATCTTCTTTCTTTCATCTTGAATATTAAGTTGTCGATCGTAGATTCGTTCCAACTTTCTCATGTATTCCGTCTCCGCTGATGTAAACTCCTTTTCACGAAGTTCTACAAGGTATCAGGGTGatagaatttatatttttcggCTCGTTTTAAAACCTCAATTTTCAGACCCATTTGCGCCTTTTCAGTTGTTGAAATTtttagccatacagaaaacacaGGAGAAAtaattacatatgtggtagctcgtaagcaaGTAcgggtgttttaaacagaacacccgtgttaataCTGTCGtttttactttgaaaataTCACACGCTCACTCTTGTTCCAATCGAGGTAGGACTCTTGTGCCACCAGGCGGTCATTTTCAAGTTTGTTTCTGTGTATACGTAGTTTGTCGTTCTTCTTTTCCTGTTGTTTTCTATGCTCGATCAACTTCGCCAATCGATCGGTTTCAGGCATCttagttacgtcacaataatatTTGTGATGTCACGATATCTTCCAACGTCAGTCAAGCGTGTCGGTTGACGTCACCATTTCTTAGAACGGCTCGAATGTTGTTCTGCCTCGCAGCTCGTTGTAAATGCAGTCTGATTTGTACCCTACAAAGTTATACACATAACACTTATAACAAAACGCTTCATATCAGCCAGCAGTATTCTATATACCTTTGCAAGCTGCCAACCGACGATACGGAAGGTAGTATAGGGCCCCGATATCGCCGTTGTACCTCACCATGCGACATCACAACATACTGTAGCTACAGTTTATACATTTGCTACATATAACGTGTAAATGTTGTGTCAGCACCCGTATATATGACGCTATGAATCAACGCACAATATGACTATTATAAATGTGTAACGTTTGTGTTTATGCTATGAGTTTAAGCAGCACTGGGACAATCGGTTGCATAATCTGCACTTGAAGTTATATCGAATTTTTTATAAGTACCGACCCACAGTGCAACAATAACCGTTAACGTATAGGCTCCTATAACTTTTGTATAGTCCTATGTTTGCATATAGCAATGGGCTGTTGACTTTACTGGCCCTTAATCATAGGGCCTTTAAAAAGTACGTGCCGATTTAATACTTGAACAAACTGACACTAGTCGCATGTGTTTGCTCATTCGATCTAACGTAAAGATAGGATAATAGTTGGCGGCTGTAAAAAAACTACACCTTGTGTACTGTGctaaaattattcttttttggCTGTTATAGCGCTAACATTAATGACTCAGGTTCTTGACGGCTGTTAT
Protein-coding sequences here:
- the LOC100185526 gene encoding ATP-dependent RNA helicase DDX55-like translates to MSNTTWSSVCDLHDHILSTISRLGFKNMTPVQVATIPVFMKNKDVCVEAVTGSGKTLAFVIPMLEMLMQCVGTLKKHQVGAVIVSPTRELASQIHEVIEEFLDDQHCPFTSTLLIGGTGDIENDTNDFVENGSNIIVGTPGRISFALEKCLMLRSGVRSLEVLILDEADRLLDLGFHRTLTTILGYLPKQRRTGLFSATQTTEVVQLMKAGMRNPVKISVKEKKQDLEFASLDQSGVTKTPSSLQNRYTTCRACEKFNSLMNFVTKKKDEKILLFFSTCACVEYFGRAIKDLLSNDFNILLLHGKIKKKRLEIFSKFRKLDRGILVCTDVMARGVDIPDVDWVLQFDPPSNASAFVHRCGRTARVGRQGNALIFLLESETSYVDFIEINQKAPMLEYQMDESSTIQWSSKLQELSIKDRAAMERGLRAFVSFIQSYAKHECNLIFRIKDLSFGELATSFGLLRIPKMPEIKLKAVTDFVAPVVDIDAIKYKDKAREKQRKLALKKKATEGEKPKFVSEKKKAWSGLKEKKELRRVKKEKRRMKKEKMTFDDDELEELRKDAQLVKKLKRKEITKAEYNESMDAAEGSLNKVL
- the LOC100183165 gene encoding uncharacterized protein LOC100183165; protein product: MPETDRLAKLIEHRKQQEKKNDKLRIHRNKLENDRLVAQESYLDWNKKLREKEFTSAETEYMRKLERIYDRQLNIQDERKKIEEKKAIQKKEKKKKLETESMVHEVTEEERLRQLFGVKQEKAKFFMTKAKTLSGGYRDNDPPQAYYKRNGLVPPDRLVTPEMSAAAQASLGGGSRPPSSSNHLNKPTLPAETPFGVTEKRPASSKRRRPASRSRIESNISEVTAPLMSSDEESTDTAIEEVIRVQVNLRPSTAPGKRKKPRAIKESGMVTTVEEEEGRQRPSTAAAFVRFGEAEKIGEEEQRGLDSPEDKSPKSPGRRRQSLKAPNMLLFRRRPSGVSGGPRSAVSAPTTPRGHRGSIQQTMMSNVQQDRIRIKMLQKARCLQQERIRRELLRIAATKPDVKTETVSRDVPLFPQKFKTLPYRTRTKVTVPPRDPQSAAQRDAMLSYVQRCERGYIMGDIYEAKQQLLDATTTRTLNLQAEVESFVKV